A region of Chitinophaga horti DNA encodes the following proteins:
- a CDS encoding TAT-variant-translocated molybdopterin oxidoreductase, giving the protein MEQKKYWKGLEELHNTPGHQEVVNNEFGEELPFEESESLLNAATPRRDFLKYLGFTTAAATIAASCETPIKKAIPYVNKPEEITPGVPNLYASTYVTEGDFVPVVVKTREGRPIKIEGNEMSTVTGGTTTARVQGSVLSLYDVARVRVPGTFDGKEKVNEMTFAELDKQVMSALAGLGGKPVVLLTSTIISPSTKQVISEFLAKYPGGRHVTYDAISYSGMLLANEASYGKRTLPVYHFENAKVVVSLGADFLGTWLNTAEITRAYGTTRKINADKPEMSKHFQFESVMSLTGANADERFTHRPSQAGAVALALYSALGGGVAMPALDEKVKAGVMKAAKAIQANPGKSLIVSGSNDVNVQIIVNAINNMAGSNGTTIDWATTSNIRQGIDADMQQLVNDMNAGAIGALLIAGANPAYDYFDQAKFKSGIAKVGLTVSFNERLDETTQLCKFIVPDHHYLESWGDAEGRTGYISFIQPTIAPLFKTRALQDSLLIWAGNTTPWVEYLKNAWIAKLGGVEQWNKVLQDGIIEPAAAPALGGASFAADAAAAAGKISTKQGGKLELTLYQKVAIGSGKEANNPWLQEMPDPITRATWDNYACISNTLAKSFHEELGDDYEINADRKVLKIKANGKEIVLPLLIVPGIHPETIAIAVGYGRGDAKLIGKAAGRIGQNAYPMVSFNGQTFDYFAAEATAEATGAKYPVGLTQTHNSYEGRPIVKETTLQEFITNPKAVNKDREKLHHYGEDFAHDATMYKDVHMVPGNGVKWGMSIDLNTCFGCGACTIACQAENNVSVVGKEQVILAHEMHWLRIDRYFAGDVDNPEVVFQPMLCQHCDNAPCENVCPVAATNHSSEGINQMAYNRCIGTRYCANNCPYKVRRFNWRDWNGADSFDGNLYDVADMNDSLTRMVLNPDVVVRARGTMEKCSFCVQRLQDAKLTAKKAGRPIKDGEAKTACQQACASDSIIFGNVNDKESAIYKLRNIEQKDRLYYVLEETHTLPNINYLAKIRNKDAAPKAAEHGHGATATKEAAHH; this is encoded by the coding sequence GCCGCTACCCCCCGACGGGACTTCCTGAAATACCTCGGTTTTACCACTGCGGCCGCAACGATCGCAGCAAGCTGTGAAACTCCGATCAAGAAGGCGATTCCTTATGTAAATAAGCCAGAAGAAATTACGCCTGGCGTACCTAACTTATATGCTTCCACTTATGTAACCGAAGGCGATTTCGTACCGGTGGTGGTGAAAACCCGCGAGGGCCGTCCCATCAAAATAGAAGGTAACGAAATGTCTACCGTAACAGGTGGTACCACTACAGCAAGAGTACAGGGTTCTGTACTGAGCCTGTACGATGTGGCCCGCGTACGTGTACCGGGTACTTTCGATGGTAAAGAGAAAGTAAACGAAATGACTTTCGCTGAGCTGGACAAACAAGTGATGTCCGCGCTGGCTGGTTTAGGTGGCAAACCTGTTGTGCTGCTTACGTCCACCATCATCAGCCCCTCCACTAAACAAGTGATCAGCGAGTTCCTGGCGAAATACCCAGGTGGCCGCCATGTAACATACGATGCGATCTCTTATTCCGGTATGCTGCTCGCCAACGAAGCATCTTACGGTAAAAGAACGCTGCCTGTTTACCACTTCGAAAACGCTAAAGTAGTAGTGAGCCTGGGCGCCGACTTCCTCGGTACCTGGTTAAACACTGCTGAAATTACCCGCGCATACGGTACTACCCGTAAGATCAATGCCGACAAACCGGAAATGAGCAAACACTTCCAGTTCGAGAGCGTAATGAGCCTTACCGGTGCCAATGCCGACGAGCGTTTCACACACCGTCCTTCACAGGCTGGCGCGGTTGCCCTGGCGCTGTACTCAGCACTCGGCGGCGGCGTAGCAATGCCTGCCCTGGACGAGAAAGTGAAAGCCGGTGTAATGAAAGCTGCGAAAGCGATCCAGGCTAACCCCGGTAAATCACTGATCGTAAGCGGTTCCAACGACGTAAACGTTCAAATCATTGTAAACGCCATCAATAACATGGCTGGTTCCAATGGTACTACGATCGACTGGGCTACTACCTCCAACATCCGCCAGGGTATTGATGCAGACATGCAGCAGCTGGTTAACGACATGAACGCTGGTGCTATTGGCGCCCTGCTGATTGCCGGTGCTAACCCTGCTTATGACTACTTCGACCAGGCTAAATTCAAATCCGGTATCGCTAAAGTTGGTTTGACCGTGTCATTCAACGAGCGCCTGGACGAGACCACACAGCTTTGTAAATTCATCGTTCCCGACCATCACTACCTCGAAAGCTGGGGTGATGCGGAAGGCAGAACGGGTTATATCTCCTTCATTCAACCAACCATCGCGCCCCTGTTTAAAACACGCGCCCTGCAGGACAGCCTGCTGATCTGGGCAGGTAACACTACTCCATGGGTAGAATACCTGAAAAATGCCTGGATCGCTAAACTGGGTGGTGTTGAACAATGGAACAAAGTACTCCAGGACGGTATCATCGAACCAGCTGCAGCCCCTGCTTTGGGTGGTGCATCATTCGCTGCCGACGCCGCTGCTGCTGCTGGTAAGATCAGCACCAAGCAAGGTGGTAAACTGGAACTTACACTGTATCAGAAAGTAGCGATCGGTAGCGGTAAAGAGGCAAACAACCCCTGGTTACAGGAAATGCCCGACCCGATTACCCGTGCTACCTGGGACAACTACGCATGTATCTCCAACACGCTCGCCAAATCTTTCCACGAAGAGCTGGGCGACGATTATGAGATCAACGCAGACAGGAAAGTACTGAAAATAAAAGCTAACGGTAAAGAGATTGTGCTGCCTTTGCTGATCGTTCCCGGTATTCACCCCGAGACAATCGCGATCGCAGTTGGTTACGGCCGTGGCGATGCAAAACTGATCGGTAAAGCTGCCGGCAGAATTGGTCAGAACGCTTATCCAATGGTAAGCTTCAACGGCCAGACTTTCGATTACTTTGCTGCTGAAGCAACTGCAGAAGCAACGGGTGCTAAATACCCGGTTGGTCTGACCCAGACGCACAACAGCTACGAAGGCCGTCCGATCGTTAAAGAAACTACCCTGCAGGAGTTCATCACGAACCCTAAAGCAGTAAATAAAGATCGTGAGAAGCTGCACCACTACGGTGAAGACTTCGCACACGACGCAACGATGTACAAAGACGTACACATGGTACCGGGTAACGGTGTGAAGTGGGGTATGTCGATCGACCTCAACACCTGCTTTGGTTGTGGCGCTTGTACCATTGCTTGTCAGGCAGAGAACAACGTATCTGTAGTAGGTAAAGAGCAGGTGATCCTGGCGCACGAAATGCATTGGCTGCGCATCGACCGTTACTTTGCGGGCGACGTTGACAATCCGGAAGTAGTGTTCCAGCCGATGCTTTGCCAGCACTGTGATAACGCTCCATGTGAGAACGTTTGTCCGGTAGCAGCTACCAACCACAGCTCAGAAGGTATTAACCAGATGGCTTATAACCGTTGTATCGGTACGCGTTATTGCGCGAACAACTGTCCGTACAAAGTTCGTCGCTTCAACTGGAGAGACTGGAACGGTGCTGATAGCTTCGACGGTAACCTGTACGATGTAGCTGATATGAACGACAGCCTTACCCGTATGGTGTTGAACCCTGATGTAGTGGTTCGTGCCCGCGGTACTATGGAAAAATGTTCTTTCTGCGTACAGCGCTTACAGGATGCGAAACTGACTGCTAAGAAAGCAGGTCGTCCGATCAAAGATGGTGAAGCGAAAACGGCTTGTCAACAGGCTTGTGCTTCTGACTCTATCATCTTCGGTAACGTGAACGATAAAGAAAGTGCGATCTACAAACTCCGTAACATTGAACAGAAAGACCGTCTGTACTACGTTCTGGAAGAAACGCACACGCTGCCAAACATCAACTACCTGGCGAAGATCCGTAACAAAGATGCAGCTCCTAAAGCGGCAGAACATGGCCACGGCGCGACTGCAACGAAAGAAGCGGCTCACCACTAA